One window of the Sander lucioperca isolate FBNREF2018 chromosome 5, SLUC_FBN_1.2, whole genome shotgun sequence genome contains the following:
- the LOC116050846 gene encoding ADP-ribosylation factor-like protein 14, whose protein sequence is MGTYGSKPRKQAQVLMLGLDGSGKTTLLYRLKYNESVVTVPTVGFNVETLETDRNSPGLTVWDVGGQKKMRPHWRHHYIDTAGLVFVVDSWDQRRLDEARKELHRVLRYESLRGVPLVVLGNKQDLHGALSPEALCLTLDLRRVCEGRAWFIQPCSATTGMGLEEGFRRIVYLMKTPFKQTQEDIKVKMKSKGFSVTAVKQVLRCSR, encoded by the exons ATGGGCACGTATGGATCCAAGCCTCGGAAACAAGCACAGGTCCTGATGCTGGGTCTGGACGGATCAGGGAAGACCACCCTGCTCTATAGGCTGAAGTACAATGAGAGCGTGGTGACCGTGCCAACTGTGGGCTTCAACGTGGAGACACTGGAGACTGACAGGAACAGCCCGGGCCTGACGGTGTGGGACGTGGGGGGCCAGAAGAAGATGAGGCCCCATTGGAGGCATCACTATATTGATACAGCCGGACTGGTGTTTGTAGTGGACAGCTGGGATCAGAGGCGGCTGGATGAGGCCCGCAAAGAACTTCACCGG GTCCTGAGGTACGAGAGTCTCAGAGGAGTTCCTCTCGTGGTCCTTGGCAACAAACAGGACCTCCATGGCGCTCTAAGTCCAGAAGCGCTTTGCCTGACACTGGACCTGAGAAGAGTGTGCGAGGGCAGGGCCTGGTTTATCCAGCCCTGTTCAGCCACCACCGGCATGGGACTAGAGGAAGGTTTCAGGAGGATAGTCTATCTGATGAAGACTCCATTTAAACAGACTCAAGAGGACATTAAGGTTAAGATGAAGTCTAAGGGCTTCAGTGTCACAGCTGTGAAACAAGTCTTGCGCTGCAGCAGATGA
- the kpna4 gene encoding importin subunit alpha-3, which translates to MADNEKLDNQRLKNFKNKGRDLETMRRQRTEVVVELRKNKRDEHLLKRRNVPHEDICEDSDVDGDFRSQNTSLEAIVQNATSDNQGVQLSAVQAARKLLSSDRNPPIDDLIKSGILPILVHCLDRDDNPSLQFEAAWALTNIASGTSEQTQAVVQSNAVPLFLRLLHSPHQNVCEQAVWALGNIIGDGPQCRDYVISLGVVKPLLSFISPSIPITFLRNVTWVMVNLCRHKDPPPPMETIQEILPALCVLIHHTDVSILVDTVWALSYLTDAGNEQIQMVIDSGIVPHLVPLLSHQEVKVQTAALRAVGNIVTGTDEQTQVVLNCDALSHFPALLTHPKEKINKEAVWFLSNITAGNQQQVQAVIDAKLVPMIIHLLDKGDFGTQKEAAWAISNLTISGRKDQVAHLIEKQVIPPFCNLLIVKDAQVVQVVLDGLSNILKMADDEAETIANLIEECGGLEKVEQLQNHENEDIYKLAYEIIDQFFSSDDIDEDTSLVPEAIQGGTYGFNSANVPAEGFQF; encoded by the exons ATGGCTGACAACGAGAAACTGGACAACCAGCGGTTGAAGAATTTCAAGAATAAGGGCCGTGATTTGGAG ACTATGAGAAGACAGAGGACTGAGGTAGTGGTGGAACTCAGAAAG AACAAAAGAGATGAGCACCTTCTGAAGCGGAGAAATGTGCCTCACGAGGACATCTGTGAGGACTCTGATGTTGACGGAGATTTCAGATCG caaaACACCTCTCTTGAAGCAATAGTACAA AATGCCACCAGTGATAATCAGGGCGTCCAGCTGAGTGCTGTTCAGGCTGCCAG gAAGTTGTTGTCCAGTGACCGTAACCCTCCCATAGATGACCTGATTAAGTCTGGGATCCTTCCTATACTGGTCCACTGCCTGGACAGAGATGACAA CCCATCTCTCCAGTTTGAGGCAGCCTGGGCTCTTACCAACATAGCGTCTGGTACATCAGAGCAGACCCAAGCTGTGGTCCAGTCCA ATGCTGTGCCACTGTTCCTGAGGCTGCTTCACTCTCCTCACCAGAATGTGTGCGAACAGGCCGTCTGGGCCCTGGGGAACATCATAG GTGACGGCCCTCAATGCAGAGACTATGTGATCAGCTTGGGTGTGGTCAAGCCCCTGCTCTCTTTCATCAGTCCCTCCATCCCCATCACCTTCCTCCGCAATGTCACATGGGTGATGGTCAATCTGTGCCGCCACAAGGACCCTCCACCACCCATGGAGACGATCCAGGAG ATCCTGCCAGCTCTCTGCGTGCTGATCCACCACACTGATGTCAGT ATCTTGGTAGACACAGTGTGGGCTCTGTCCTATCTGACGGACGCTGGGAACGAGCAGATCCAAATGGTGATCGACTCTGGCATCGTCCCTCATCTGGTACCTCTGCTCAGTCACCAGGAGGTCAAAGTTCAG ACTGCTGCCTTGAGGGCTGTTGGGAACATAGTGACTGGCACAGATGAACAGACCCAGGTGGTGCTCAACTGTGACGCTCTCAGCCACTTCCCTGCACTGCTCACACACCCGAAGGAGAAAATCAACAAG GAGGCAGTGTGGTTCCTGTCCAACATCACAGCAGGCAACCAGCAACAGGTGCAGGCTGTCATTGACGCCAAGCTAGTTCCCATGATCATTCACCTGCTCGATAAG ggtgACTTTGGCACTCAGAAGGAAGCCGCCTGGGCCATCAGCAACCTGACAATAAGTGGGAGGAAAGATCAG GTGGCCCACCTGATTGAGAAGCAGGTGATCCCTCCATTCTGCAACCTGTTGATAGTGAAGGACGCCCAAGTCGTACAGGTTGTTCTTGATGGCCTCAGCAATATCCTCAAGATGGCAGATGATGAGGCTGAAACGATTGCTAACCTTATTGAGGAATGTGGAG GTTTGGAAAAAGTGGAGCAACTGCAGAATCACGAAAATGAAGATATCTACAAATTGGCATACGAAATTATTGATCAGTTCTTCTCATCTGATGAT ATTGATGAAGACACCAGCCTGGTCCCAGAGGCCATCCAAGGTGGAACTTACGGCTTTAACTCAGCCAACGTGCCAGCTGAGGGATTCCAGTTCTAG